The Devosia sp. SD17-2 genome includes a region encoding these proteins:
- a CDS encoding S9 family peptidase: protein MSQATPPRAKRVPHSHSHHGITREDHYAWLRADNWQEVMQKPETLDGEIRAYLEAENSYYEEQFGKPTAELQDKIYKEIRGRIKEDDSGVASPDGPWAYNSRMLEGKQYPLVVRTPRDGGEETILLDCNIEAGEDYFGFAGADHNASHRYLAWAADRAGSEYYDIVIRDLETGVDSPEVITGTAGSYVWSNDSSAIYYTEYDDNHRPYRIRRHTIGTAQDADPIIYEEKDPGFFVGVGKTQNDKFIVIDAHDHQTSEVWLIDAETGGEPRLVAPRLVDREYDVEERDGLLYMRTNVDGAEDYKIVTAPLDAPDAANWTDLVPHRPGVLVLDMIVLKNHLLRLEREDGLPRIVVRDLQTEKEDVVGFAEEAYALGMSVGYEFDTTVFRLSYSSPTTPNQVFDVDLATGARTLLKTQEVPSGHDPAQYETRRIFAKAADGADVPVTLLYKKGIALDGTNPALLYGYGAYGMSMPAAFSVSVLSLVDRGFVYAVAHIRGGMEKGYAWYKNGRREHKPNTFGDFIAAGEALIAAGYTQKGRIVAQGGSAGGMLMGAIANLRPDLWAGIIAQVPFVDVLNTMLDDTLPLTPPEWPEWGNPITSAEDYNRIAAYAPYEAVSAQAYPPIFALAGLTDPRVTYWEPAKWVARLRATGTGTAPLYLKTNMSAGHGGASGRFDRLKETAQCYAFALNCVGLDT from the coding sequence ATGAGCCAAGCTACCCCTCCCCGCGCCAAGCGCGTCCCGCACAGCCACAGCCATCACGGGATCACCCGCGAAGACCACTATGCCTGGCTGCGCGCCGACAACTGGCAGGAGGTCATGCAGAAGCCCGAGACGCTGGACGGCGAAATCCGCGCCTATCTCGAGGCCGAGAACTCTTATTACGAAGAGCAGTTCGGCAAGCCGACAGCCGAGCTGCAGGACAAGATCTACAAGGAAATCCGAGGCCGCATCAAAGAAGATGACAGCGGCGTCGCCTCTCCCGACGGTCCCTGGGCCTATAACTCACGCATGCTCGAGGGCAAGCAGTACCCGCTCGTGGTGCGCACCCCGCGTGACGGTGGCGAAGAGACCATCCTCCTCGACTGCAATATCGAGGCCGGTGAGGATTATTTCGGCTTTGCCGGCGCCGACCACAACGCCAGCCACCGCTACCTCGCCTGGGCAGCCGACCGCGCGGGCTCGGAATATTATGACATCGTCATCCGCGACCTCGAGACCGGCGTGGACAGCCCGGAAGTCATCACCGGCACCGCCGGCTCCTATGTCTGGTCCAATGACTCCAGCGCCATCTACTACACCGAATATGATGACAACCACCGGCCCTACCGCATCCGTCGCCACACCATTGGCACGGCGCAGGATGCCGACCCGATCATCTATGAGGAAAAGGATCCCGGCTTCTTTGTCGGCGTCGGCAAGACTCAGAACGACAAGTTCATCGTCATCGACGCCCATGACCATCAGACCAGCGAAGTCTGGCTGATCGACGCGGAAACCGGTGGCGAGCCGCGTCTCGTGGCTCCGCGCCTCGTCGACCGCGAATATGATGTCGAGGAGCGCGATGGCCTTCTCTATATGCGCACCAATGTCGATGGTGCCGAAGACTACAAGATCGTCACCGCGCCGCTCGATGCGCCCGACGCCGCCAACTGGACCGACCTCGTGCCGCACCGCCCCGGCGTGTTGGTGCTCGATATGATCGTCCTCAAAAACCATCTCCTCCGCCTCGAGCGCGAGGATGGTCTGCCACGCATCGTCGTGCGCGATCTGCAGACCGAAAAGGAAGACGTCGTCGGCTTTGCCGAGGAGGCCTATGCGCTGGGCATGTCAGTCGGCTACGAGTTCGACACCACCGTGTTCCGCCTCTCCTATTCCTCGCCGACCACGCCGAACCAGGTTTTCGACGTCGATCTCGCGACCGGCGCGCGCACCCTGCTCAAAACCCAGGAAGTGCCCTCCGGCCACGATCCCGCGCAATATGAAACGCGCCGGATCTTCGCCAAGGCGGCGGACGGCGCCGATGTGCCGGTCACCCTCCTCTACAAAAAGGGCATCGCGCTCGACGGCACCAACCCGGCGCTGCTCTACGGCTATGGCGCCTATGGCATGTCCATGCCGGCGGCCTTCTCGGTCTCTGTCCTGTCGCTGGTCGATCGTGGATTTGTCTATGCCGTCGCCCATATCCGGGGCGGCATGGAGAAGGGCTATGCCTGGTACAAAAACGGCCGTCGCGAACACAAGCCCAACACGTTTGGTGACTTCATCGCCGCCGGCGAGGCGCTGATCGCTGCTGGCTATACGCAGAAGGGCAGAATTGTCGCGCAGGGCGGTTCGGCCGGCGGCATGCTGATGGGCGCCATCGCCAATCTCCGCCCCGATCTGTGGGCCGGCATCATCGCCCAAGTGCCGTTCGTCGACGTGCTCAACACCATGCTCGACGACACATTGCCCCTCACCCCGCCGGAATGGCCCGAATGGGGCAATCCGATTACCTCCGCCGAGGATTACAATCGCATCGCGGCCTACGCGCCTTATGAGGCGGTTTCGGCCCAGGCCTATCCGCCGATTTTCGCGCTCGCCGGTCTCACCGATCCGCGCGTCACCTATTGGGAGCCGGCCAAATGGGTCGCGCGGCTGCGCGCAACCGGAACGGGCACCGCGCCATTGTACCTCAAGACCAATATGAGCGCAGGCCACGGCGGCGCTTCGGGTCGCTTCGACCGTCTCAAGGAGACCGCGCAGTGCTACGCCTTTGCCCTAAATTGCGTCGGATTGGACACTTAG
- a CDS encoding DUF3422 domain-containing protein: MPRLTLTEHPYRQAIMDEVHARPIDIIAGPSRLRRLVFVMPSVSGAMMRVFDAFTAFCCEAGHPSPSATTRQHSFNTAAHHVTWEFHTEFITITWRSDLEDWENWPDDIGLSAISDGLLIGAMRIDVTDQPTIPDAMVPGFDLASLCLPDIESGNAQVATDFVADEDSFIRFELAAGRLTQLRRSIVVRRLLEVETYRTMALLGLPLARETGPELRSIELELTAQIESLSEAITPKDIQAALDALHALSVRSGQLSERLGYRFAAGQAYGDVLRRRLTNLRENSTPRGSTLTHYIGNRVDPGLATCAAMEKRLQVVSEKIERAVGMLNVRIGVDMQVQNAKLLDNIARTARSQFLLQRTVEGLSTIAISYYLLGIISYALAGPLAQLNWDKTMTLSLAAPFVLVAVWAMVRYIRNSHDKH; encoded by the coding sequence ATGCCGCGCCTCACGTTGACAGAGCACCCCTATCGCCAGGCCATCATGGACGAGGTCCATGCACGCCCCATCGATATCATCGCCGGCCCGAGCCGCCTGCGACGGCTGGTCTTTGTCATGCCGTCCGTTTCGGGCGCGATGATGCGCGTCTTCGATGCATTCACCGCCTTCTGCTGCGAGGCCGGCCACCCCTCGCCCAGCGCCACAACACGCCAGCACAGTTTCAATACCGCGGCGCACCACGTCACCTGGGAATTCCATACCGAATTCATCACCATCACCTGGCGGAGCGATCTCGAGGATTGGGAAAACTGGCCCGACGACATTGGTCTGTCTGCCATTTCCGATGGCCTGCTGATCGGCGCCATGCGCATCGATGTCACCGACCAGCCGACGATCCCCGATGCCATGGTCCCGGGCTTTGATCTCGCCAGCCTCTGCCTGCCCGATATCGAAAGCGGCAATGCCCAGGTCGCCACCGACTTTGTTGCCGATGAAGACAGTTTTATTCGCTTCGAGCTCGCCGCCGGACGCCTGACCCAGCTGCGCCGTTCGATCGTGGTCCGCCGCCTCCTCGAGGTCGAGACCTATCGCACGATGGCCCTGCTCGGCCTTCCCCTCGCCCGGGAAACCGGGCCGGAGTTGCGCAGCATCGAGCTTGAACTGACCGCTCAGATCGAGAGCCTCTCGGAGGCGATCACGCCAAAGGACATTCAGGCAGCGCTCGACGCCCTGCACGCCCTTTCGGTGCGGTCGGGTCAGCTCTCGGAGCGGCTGGGCTATCGCTTTGCAGCAGGCCAGGCCTATGGCGACGTGCTGCGTCGGCGCCTGACCAATCTGCGTGAGAATTCGACGCCGCGCGGCTCGACGCTCACCCACTACATCGGCAATCGCGTTGATCCGGGGCTGGCCACCTGTGCCGCCATGGAAAAGCGCCTGCAGGTGGTCTCCGAAAAGATCGAGCGCGCCGTCGGCATGCTCAATGTCCGCATTGGCGTCGACATGCAGGTGCAGAACGCCAAACTGCTCGACAATATCGCCCGCACCGCCCGCAGCCAGTTCCTCCTGCAGCGTACTGTGGAGGGTCTGTCGACCATCGCCATCAGCTATTACCTGCTCGGGATCATCAGCTACGCGCTGGCCGGCCCTCTCGCCCAGCTCAACTGGGACAAGACCATGACCCTGTCCCTGGCCGCCCCCTTCGTCCTCGTCGCCGTCTGGGCCATGGTCCGCTACATCCGCAATTCCCACGACAAGCACTAG
- a CDS encoding helicase HerA-like domain-containing protein: MLVDDKIYLGTSDRPEYLALKYGNRHGLITGATGTGKTVTLQVLAEGFAAAGVPVFASDIKGDLSGISKMGQAQKWQSERAEVIGFDDFRDDVFPVMFWDLFGKQGHPVRATISEMGPVLLSRILDLNDTQEGVLNIAFRVADDDGLLLLDLKDLRALLTNVQERAKEISGRYGNVTTASIGAIQRALLVLETQGADHFFGERALEIADLMRTDTDGRGFVSILAADQLMQSPRLYSTFLLWLLSELFEELPEVGDLDKPKLVFFFDEAHLLFDDAPKALIDKVEQVVKLIRSKGVGVYFVTQNPVDIPESVLAQLSNRVQHALRAYTPREQKAVKVAADTFRPNPAFSTAEVITQMGIGEALVSVLEDKGIPSMVGRTLIRPPSAQVGPIGPAEREAIVANSPVGGLYDTEIDRESAFEILQRRARERQLVEERNKLEEADRKAAEARAKEMERLQRANQPRRTSTRQTPTEAAVNSFARTVANKLGNALVRGILGGLSGKR; the protein is encoded by the coding sequence ATGCTCGTCGACGACAAGATCTATCTCGGGACGAGCGACCGGCCGGAATATCTGGCCCTCAAATATGGCAATCGCCACGGGCTGATCACGGGTGCGACGGGTACCGGCAAGACTGTCACACTGCAGGTGCTGGCCGAGGGCTTTGCTGCCGCGGGCGTGCCGGTCTTTGCGTCGGACATCAAGGGCGACCTCTCGGGCATTTCCAAGATGGGTCAGGCCCAGAAATGGCAGAGCGAGCGCGCCGAAGTCATCGGCTTTGACGATTTCCGCGACGATGTGTTTCCGGTGATGTTCTGGGATTTGTTCGGCAAGCAGGGCCATCCGGTTCGCGCTACGATCTCGGAAATGGGCCCGGTGCTGCTGAGCCGCATCCTCGATCTCAACGATACCCAGGAAGGCGTGCTCAATATCGCTTTCCGCGTCGCCGATGACGATGGCCTGCTGCTGCTCGATTTGAAGGATCTGCGGGCGCTGCTGACCAATGTGCAGGAGCGGGCCAAGGAAATTTCCGGACGCTATGGCAATGTGACGACGGCATCGATTGGCGCGATCCAGCGCGCCTTGCTGGTGCTGGAAACGCAGGGCGCGGATCATTTCTTCGGTGAGCGCGCGCTCGAAATCGCTGACCTCATGCGCACCGACACGGACGGGCGCGGCTTTGTATCCATTCTGGCCGCCGACCAGCTGATGCAGTCGCCGCGGCTTTATTCGACCTTCCTGCTGTGGCTCCTCTCCGAGCTGTTCGAGGAGCTGCCGGAAGTGGGCGACCTCGACAAGCCCAAGCTGGTGTTCTTTTTTGACGAGGCGCATCTGCTCTTTGACGACGCGCCCAAGGCGCTGATCGACAAGGTGGAGCAGGTGGTGAAACTCATCCGCTCCAAGGGTGTCGGCGTCTATTTCGTGACGCAGAACCCGGTCGATATTCCCGAAAGCGTGCTGGCCCAGCTCTCCAATCGCGTCCAGCACGCGCTGCGCGCCTATACGCCGCGCGAGCAGAAGGCTGTGAAGGTGGCGGCCGATACGTTCCGGCCCAATCCGGCCTTTTCGACGGCCGAGGTGATTACCCAGATGGGGATCGGCGAGGCGCTGGTTTCGGTGCTGGAGGACAAGGGCATCCCCTCGATGGTCGGGCGCACGCTGATCCGTCCGCCGTCGGCGCAGGTCGGTCCGATCGGTCCGGCAGAGCGCGAGGCCATCGTCGCCAATTCGCCTGTCGGCGGGCTCTACGATACCGAGATTGACCGCGAATCCGCGTTTGAAATCCTGCAGCGGCGGGCGCGCGAGCGTCAGCTGGTGGAAGAGCGCAACAAGCTTGAGGAAGCCGACCGCAAGGCGGCCGAGGCGCGGGCCAAGGAAATGGAGCGCCTGCAGCGCGCCAACCAGCCGCGGCGTACGTCGACGCGGCAGACGCCAACGGAGGCGGCGGTCAATTCCTTCGCCCGCACCGTGGCCAATAAGCTCGGCAATGCACTGGTGCGGGGCATTCTCGGCGGCCTCTCGGGGAAGCGATAG
- a CDS encoding superoxide dismutase, protein MTTKFTLPPLPYAYDALGPYMSAETLEFHHDKHHQAYVTNGEKLLEGSGLEILPLEDIVKESFGKNAGLFNNAGQHYNHVHFWNWMKPNGGGTSLPGKLAAKIDEDLGGFDKFRADFINAGTTQFGSGWAWLSLNNQSGKLEVTKTANGESPLVHGGKPLLGVDVWEHSYYIDYRNARPKYLEAWFDNLVNWEHVEHMFEEASA, encoded by the coding sequence ATGACCACCAAGTTCACCCTTCCGCCCCTGCCCTACGCCTATGATGCGCTCGGCCCCTACATGTCCGCCGAAACGCTCGAGTTCCATCACGACAAGCACCATCAGGCTTATGTGACCAACGGCGAAAAGCTGCTTGAGGGTTCGGGTCTCGAAATCCTGCCGCTGGAAGACATCGTCAAGGAGAGCTTTGGCAAGAACGCCGGCCTCTTCAACAATGCCGGCCAGCACTACAACCACGTCCATTTCTGGAACTGGATGAAGCCCAATGGCGGCGGCACGTCCCTGCCGGGCAAGCTGGCTGCCAAGATCGACGAAGACCTCGGCGGTTTCGACAAGTTCCGCGCCGACTTCATCAATGCCGGCACCACCCAGTTCGGTTCGGGCTGGGCATGGCTCTCGCTCAACAACCAGAGCGGCAAGCTTGAAGTCACCAAGACCGCCAATGGCGAGTCGCCGCTGGTTCATGGCGGCAAGCCGCTGCTCGGCGTCGACGTCTGGGAGCACTCCTATTACATCGACTACCGCAACGCCCGTCCGAAATACCTCGAAGCCTGGTTCGACAATCTGGTGAACTGGGAACACGTCGAGCACATGTTCGAAGAAGCTTCGGCCTAA
- the rhaM gene encoding L-rhamnose mutarotase: MIRDGNYEKHAFKMKLNPGMAEEYKKRHDEIFPELVDLLHEAGVKDYSIHLDEETNILFGVLWRRVDHSMDALPQTAVMKRWWAHMADVMATNEKNEPLSVDLVPMFWMK; this comes from the coding sequence ATGATCAGAGACGGCAATTACGAGAAACACGCCTTCAAGATGAAGCTCAATCCGGGCATGGCGGAAGAATACAAGAAGCGCCATGACGAGATTTTCCCCGAGCTGGTGGATCTGCTGCACGAGGCGGGGGTGAAGGATTATTCGATCCATCTCGACGAGGAGACGAATATTCTTTTTGGGGTTTTGTGGCGCCGGGTCGACCACTCAATGGACGCGCTGCCGCAGACCGCGGTGATGAAGCGCTGGTGGGCACATATGGCGGATGTGATGGCGACGAACGAGAAGAACGAGCCGCTGTCGGTGGATCTGGTGCCGATGTTCTGGATGAAGTGA
- a CDS encoding response regulator: protein MTQRPKTVAMLAANPALSAVLSMVLAGDSRLRIRPFESEAELFAYMRIAPLDLLVVDFDREGRPAYEMVEAIRLDPSFISRDLPVIALTRAITPPMRHQAISAGIDEVVVKPMSPRHLLQRVQARLINRSVVGATLGGYRGPDRRNRAALPAPQPHPARRNGDNVIPLFPDRRKPRHPGLEPLA, encoded by the coding sequence TTGACTCAAAGGCCGAAAACCGTCGCCATGCTGGCCGCAAATCCGGCCTTGTCGGCCGTATTGTCCATGGTCCTGGCCGGCGACTCGCGCCTGCGTATCCGGCCCTTCGAAAGCGAAGCCGAGCTCTTCGCCTATATGCGGATCGCTCCGCTCGATCTTCTGGTTGTCGATTTCGATCGCGAAGGCCGCCCGGCCTATGAAATGGTTGAAGCCATCCGCCTCGACCCGAGCTTTATCTCGCGCGATCTGCCCGTCATTGCGCTCACCCGCGCCATCACCCCGCCGATGCGCCATCAGGCGATCAGCGCCGGCATCGATGAAGTGGTGGTCAAGCCGATGTCGCCGCGCCATCTCCTGCAGCGCGTTCAGGCCCGGCTGATCAATCGCAGCGTCGTCGGCGCTACCCTGGGCGGCTATCGCGGCCCCGACCGCCGCAATCGCGCCGCCCTGCCCGCGCCACAGCCGCACCCGGCCCGCCGCAATGGCGACAACGTCATCCCCCTCTTCCCCGACCGCCGCAAGCCTCGCCACCCCGGGCTCGAGCCGCTGGCCTGA
- a CDS encoding TIGR03808 family TAT-translocated repetitive protein: MHALLLAATAVCRHTVFMRNLTAPNRRLFVAGLAGLAASLPLAAHAQTGLVGDGTTDQTSALQAAIDGANGRLTLPAGRFLVSSLRLPSNILIEGVPGATWLITSGGMAASASGQSGIVLRDIGFTGDSGDAPLLGFEGSTGITIERCQFRDSPAIALGLRTSAATIRDCDFSGHGDAAIHSVDSLGVIVTGNSIEKCGNAGVRIWRSENGPDGSIVTNNRIRTIDWRGGGNGQNGNGINVYLADQVIVADNHIADCAFTAVRLNTTHNCQVTGNLCFNSGEVAIFSEFGFSGSIVSDNVIDGAATGIAITNLDTGGQIATCAGNIVRNIFPRSEVNPDTRPIGILVEAEVAVTGNLVSNSPGAGIIGGWGPYLRNVALAGNIVADSAIGIGVSVVEGVGAVTLSGNLVSGATEGDIVGMRWTEISERDLIGNASRYGHVRVN, from the coding sequence ATGCACGCGCTTTTGCTCGCCGCCACCGCAGTTTGCCGCCACACTGTCTTTATGCGCAATCTCACCGCCCCCAATCGCCGCCTTTTTGTCGCCGGTCTTGCCGGGCTCGCCGCCAGCCTGCCCCTTGCCGCGCACGCCCAGACCGGCCTCGTCGGCGATGGCACCACCGACCAGACATCGGCGCTGCAGGCGGCCATCGACGGCGCCAACGGTCGTCTCACCCTGCCCGCCGGCCGGTTCCTTGTGTCGAGCCTGCGCCTCCCCAGCAATATCCTCATCGAAGGGGTTCCGGGCGCCACCTGGCTCATCACCTCGGGCGGCATGGCTGCCTCCGCCTCGGGCCAATCCGGCATCGTGCTGCGCGATATCGGCTTTACCGGCGACAGCGGCGACGCGCCGCTCCTCGGGTTTGAGGGCTCTACCGGCATCACCATCGAGCGCTGCCAGTTCCGCGACAGCCCGGCCATTGCGCTGGGCCTGCGCACCTCTGCCGCCACCATTCGCGACTGCGATTTCTCCGGCCATGGCGACGCCGCCATTCACTCCGTGGACAGTCTTGGTGTCATCGTCACCGGCAATTCAATCGAAAAATGCGGCAATGCGGGCGTGCGTATCTGGCGTTCCGAAAACGGTCCGGATGGCTCAATCGTCACGAATAATCGCATCCGCACCATAGACTGGCGTGGCGGCGGCAATGGCCAGAACGGCAATGGCATCAATGTCTATCTGGCCGATCAGGTGATCGTCGCCGACAACCACATCGCCGACTGCGCCTTCACCGCCGTGCGCCTCAACACCACACACAATTGCCAGGTCACGGGCAATCTCTGCTTCAACTCGGGTGAAGTGGCGATCTTTTCCGAGTTCGGCTTTTCCGGCTCGATCGTCTCGGACAATGTCATCGACGGCGCCGCCACCGGCATTGCCATCACCAATCTCGACACTGGCGGACAGATCGCCACCTGCGCCGGCAATATCGTGCGCAATATTTTCCCGCGCTCAGAGGTCAATCCGGACACCCGCCCGATCGGCATTCTGGTCGAAGCCGAAGTCGCGGTCACCGGTAATCTCGTTTCCAACAGCCCCGGCGCCGGCATCATCGGTGGCTGGGGCCCCTACCTCCGCAATGTCGCCTTGGCCGGCAATATCGTCGCCGACAGCGCCATCGGCATCGGCGTCAGCGTCGTGGAAGGCGTTGGGGCCGTCACCCTTTCCGGCAACCTCGTCTCCGGCGCCACCGAAGGCGACATCGTCGGCATGCGCTGGACCGAGATTTCCGAGCGGGATCTCATCGGGAATGCGAGCAGATATGGGCATGTGCGGGTGAACTGA
- a CDS encoding NAD(P)-dependent oxidoreductase: MARILVTGGSGKLGRAVLRDLVAHGNSVLNLDQAPPQEAICPSVKIDLSNFGEVAAAVMGGIDERGGPFDAVVHLAAIPAPGLAANARTFTNNVSATYNIFEACRLAGIKNVVFASSETVLGLPFDTPPPYAPVDEEYFPRPESAYSLGKLVDETMAAQFCRWDPELRMVGLRFSNVMYPEDYAAFPKFDSDPNARKWNLWGYIDARDGAQAVRRAILADFKGFEAFIIANADSVMSRSSASLLAEVFPGVEQKGNISTNSTLLSVEKAKRMLGYSPQYSWRHQ, from the coding sequence ATGGCAAGGATTTTGGTGACCGGCGGCAGCGGCAAGCTGGGGCGGGCGGTCCTTCGCGACCTCGTCGCCCATGGCAATTCGGTTCTCAATCTCGACCAGGCGCCGCCTCAAGAGGCAATCTGCCCGAGCGTGAAGATCGACCTCTCCAATTTCGGCGAAGTCGCCGCTGCCGTCATGGGCGGGATCGACGAGCGCGGCGGTCCTTTCGATGCCGTGGTGCACCTTGCGGCAATTCCAGCGCCAGGCCTTGCCGCCAATGCCCGCACCTTCACCAACAATGTCTCGGCGACCTACAATATCTTCGAGGCCTGCCGCCTCGCCGGCATCAAGAACGTGGTCTTTGCCTCAAGCGAGACCGTGCTCGGCCTGCCCTTCGACACGCCCCCGCCCTATGCGCCCGTGGACGAAGAATATTTTCCCCGCCCCGAGAGCGCCTATTCGCTCGGAAAGCTCGTCGACGAAACCATGGCCGCCCAGTTCTGCCGCTGGGATCCGGAGCTGCGCATGGTTGGCCTGCGCTTTTCCAACGTCATGTATCCCGAAGACTACGCGGCCTTCCCCAAGTTCGACAGCGATCCCAATGCCCGCAAGTGGAACCTCTGGGGCTATATCGACGCCCGCGACGGCGCCCAGGCCGTGCGCCGCGCCATCCTCGCTGATTTCAAGGGTTTTGAGGCCTTCATCATCGCCAATGCCGACTCGGTCATGAGCCGCTCGAGCGCCTCTCTCCTCGCCGAAGTCTTTCCCGGCGTCGAGCAGAAGGGCAATATCTCGACCAACTCCACCCTGCTCTCGGTCGAAAAAGCCAAGCGCATGCTGGGCTATTCGCCCCAATATAGCTGGCGCCATCAATAA
- a CDS encoding asparaginase: protein MDANPVLAEVVRGNWVENRHRGAFVVMDADGQIIASAGDIERPVFPRSAIKSMQALAMFDRHAIEKFHQTREELALACASHHGEEAHVSGVSHFLDRMGLSVADLECGAHMPTNGVAREAVRVSGQGPSALHNNCSGKHAGMLSVALAMGVPTKDYVSREHDVQRAVRASVEAVIGESLTEDRCGTDGCSIPTWAAPLRAWALGFARMSSGKGLDAGHAAAATALFDAATSHPHLVAGTGHFDTVVMEAFGGRVMQKVGADGVQCGAIRDKGWGYALKCDDGHIAASQAMIAAVLLKYADPDAAQIAVLEKFARQDVKSVRKAVIGELRAVV, encoded by the coding sequence ATGGATGCCAATCCCGTTCTCGCTGAAGTGGTGCGCGGCAATTGGGTGGAGAACCGGCACCGGGGCGCCTTTGTGGTGATGGACGCGGACGGGCAGATCATCGCCTCCGCTGGAGATATCGAGCGGCCGGTGTTTCCGCGCTCGGCGATCAAGTCCATGCAGGCGCTGGCCATGTTCGACCGCCACGCCATCGAGAAATTCCACCAGACGAGGGAAGAACTGGCGCTGGCCTGCGCCTCGCACCATGGCGAGGAAGCGCATGTGTCGGGTGTCAGCCATTTCCTCGATCGCATGGGGCTTTCCGTGGCCGATCTCGAATGCGGCGCGCATATGCCGACCAATGGCGTGGCGCGCGAGGCGGTGCGTGTGTCGGGGCAGGGGCCGAGTGCGCTGCACAATAATTGCTCGGGCAAGCATGCCGGCATGTTGAGCGTGGCGCTGGCCATGGGCGTACCGACCAAGGATTATGTCAGCCGCGAGCATGATGTGCAGCGGGCGGTGCGCGCGAGCGTGGAGGCGGTGATCGGCGAGAGCCTCACGGAAGATCGGTGCGGCACCGATGGCTGTTCCATCCCCACCTGGGCGGCGCCGCTGCGGGCCTGGGCGCTCGGTTTTGCGCGCATGAGTTCGGGCAAGGGGCTCGATGCCGGACACGCGGCCGCGGCGACGGCGCTGTTTGATGCGGCGACCAGCCATCCCCATCTCGTGGCCGGGACGGGCCACTTCGATACGGTCGTGATGGAGGCCTTTGGCGGGCGGGTCATGCAGAAAGTGGGCGCCGATGGCGTGCAATGCGGCGCAATTCGCGACAAGGGCTGGGGCTATGCGCTCAAATGCGATGACGGGCACATTGCGGCCAGCCAGGCGATGATCGCGGCAGTGCTACTGAAATATGCCGATCCGGATGCGGCGCAGATTGCGGTGCTGGAGAAGTTTGCGCGGCAGGATGTGAAGAGTGTGCGCAAGGCAGTGATCGGGGAATTGCGCGCGGTGGTGTGA
- a CDS encoding SH3 domain-containing protein, translating to MNRTQEKLLVAGLCGIVITAAAAFTIQPATAAGYDVDQMARVSNVARWDVLNVRKWPASYSQKVGALKPGAQVWVERCIEVEASADWCLVDGNYTRGWVNARYLTPGADWDV from the coding sequence ATGAACAGGACACAGGAAAAATTGCTGGTTGCAGGGCTTTGCGGGATTGTCATCACCGCCGCAGCCGCCTTTACCATCCAGCCCGCCACGGCCGCCGGATATGACGTCGACCAGATGGCCCGCGTGTCCAATGTCGCCCGCTGGGACGTGCTCAATGTGCGCAAATGGCCCGCCAGCTATTCGCAGAAGGTGGGCGCGCTCAAGCCGGGCGCGCAGGTCTGGGTCGAGCGCTGCATCGAAGTCGAGGCCAGCGCCGACTGGTGCCTGGTCGATGGCAATTATACGCGTGGTTGGGTCAACGCGCGCTACCTCACCCCAGGGGCCGACTGGGACGTCTGA